Proteins found in one Cetobacterium somerae genomic segment:
- a CDS encoding exodeoxyribonuclease III produces the protein MKKLISWNVNGLRAVLQKNFLEYFNSVDADIFCLQEIKLQEGQVDFNPEGYNCYWNYAEKKGYSGTAIFTKENPISVSYDIGIDHHDKEGRVITLEFKDYYLVNVYTPNSQTELARLDYRMTWEDDFRSYLLDLDSKKPVILCGDLNVAHTEIDLKNPKSNKTNAGFTIEERNKFSELLESGFVDSFRYLHPDAIEKYSWWSYRFSARKNNAGWRIDYFVVSNKIKDKIVEANIHNEIMGSDHCPVELIIKELS, from the coding sequence ATGAAAAAATTGATTTCTTGGAATGTTAATGGTCTTAGAGCTGTTCTTCAAAAGAATTTTTTAGAATACTTTAATTCAGTTGATGCTGATATTTTTTGTTTACAGGAGATAAAGCTTCAGGAGGGACAAGTTGATTTTAATCCAGAAGGATATAACTGTTACTGGAACTACGCTGAAAAAAAAGGATATTCTGGAACTGCTATATTTACTAAAGAAAATCCAATCTCTGTATCATATGATATTGGAATAGATCATCACGATAAAGAGGGAAGAGTTATTACTTTAGAATTTAAAGACTACTATTTAGTAAATGTTTATACTCCTAACTCACAAACTGAATTAGCTAGACTAGATTATAGAATGACTTGGGAAGATGATTTTAGAAGCTATCTTTTAGATTTAGATTCTAAAAAACCTGTTATTCTTTGTGGAGATCTAAACGTTGCTCATACAGAGATTGACTTAAAAAATCCAAAATCTAATAAAACAAATGCTGGATTCACTATTGAGGAAAGAAATAAATTTAGCGAACTGCTTGAAAGTGGATTTGTAGATAGTTTTAGATATTTACACCCAGATGCTATTGAAAAATACTCTTGGTGGTCATATAGATTTAGTGCTAGAAAAAATAATGCAGGTTGGAGAATTGATTATTTTGTAGTTTCTAATAAAATAAAAGATAAAATTGTAGAAGCTAACATTCATAATGAGATTATGGGGTCTGATCACTGTCCTGTAGAACTTATAATAAAAGAACTCTCTTAA